One genomic window of Oligoflexia bacterium includes the following:
- the gcvP gene encoding aminomethyl-transferring glycine dehydrogenase — MTQVPRQNKSEDPFKSTDAFVDRHIGPNEVEIQEMLKSVGYASLDELIKNAVPPAIRTKNPLKTGIALSEYEALSEMRAIASENKIFRTYIGMGYNDCITPPVIQRNIIENPGWYTQYTPYQAEIAQGRLEALLNFQTMIMDLTGMGIANASMLDEGTSAAEAMTLCLANAVEGAKTFFVSEDCHPQTIDVVRTRANPLGIEIVVGDHRKFNFSGNIFGVLLQYPATDGVVYDYASFIAKAHANKSMAVVAADLLSLCLLKSPGEFGADIVVGNTQRFGVPLGFGGPHAAYLATKDEFKRQMPGRIVGVSIDANGKPALRLALQTREQHIRRAKATSNICTAQVLLAVMASMYAVYHGPKGLKKIAQRVHGLASTLAYGLEQLGYKVATPFFDTLKIEVGEDLSKILSHAQIQKMNFRKISNTCVSVSLDETVTTKDLQDLLQVFSLGETVPSVESLISNEKVLSTNLLRQTEYLTHPVFSKYHSETEMLRYMQRLQAKDLSLTTSMIPLGSCTMKLNATAEMFPVTWPEFGKIHPFVPAEQVKGYRQLTDRLETMLADITGFDGVSLQPNAGSQGEYAGLLVIQKYHHSRGEGHRDVCLIPNSAHGTNPASAVMAGLKVVGVECDASGNVRLDDLRKKAEQYSKQLSSLMITYPSTHGVFEETIIDICNVVHQHGGQVYMDGANMNAQVGLCKPGEFGADVCHLNLHKTFCIPHGGGGPGMGPIGVKSHLTAFLPSNPMVKVGGEQSVGAISAAPWGSASILPISFVYILMMGALGLKKATEVAILNANYVAKKLDKYYPVLYRGSHGLVAHECIVDLRPLKVTSGVEVMDVAKRLMDYGFHAPTVSFPVIGTMMIEPTESETQGELDRFCDAMISIRKEITEIEDGKLDRDDNMLKHAPHTAATVIADKWEHPYSRERAAFPAPWTKQHKFWPSVSRINDPHGDRNLICSCPTMETYS; from the coding sequence ATGACCCAAGTTCCACGCCAAAATAAATCTGAAGATCCGTTTAAATCCACAGACGCTTTTGTAGACCGACATATTGGTCCCAACGAAGTAGAAATTCAGGAAATGCTGAAATCTGTGGGTTATGCTTCTTTAGACGAGCTGATTAAAAATGCCGTGCCTCCAGCTATTCGTACAAAAAATCCGCTAAAAACGGGAATTGCACTTAGCGAGTATGAAGCTTTAAGTGAAATGCGCGCCATTGCCAGTGAGAATAAGATTTTTAGAACATATATTGGCATGGGTTATAACGATTGCATCACACCTCCTGTCATTCAAAGAAACATTATTGAAAACCCTGGATGGTACACTCAATACACTCCTTACCAAGCTGAAATTGCTCAAGGGCGTCTCGAGGCACTTTTAAATTTTCAAACCATGATTATGGATTTAACAGGTATGGGAATCGCAAATGCATCCATGCTTGATGAGGGCACATCTGCTGCTGAAGCAATGACACTTTGTTTGGCGAATGCGGTTGAAGGTGCAAAAACTTTTTTTGTGTCTGAAGACTGTCATCCACAAACAATTGATGTAGTTCGCACTCGTGCAAATCCGCTGGGTATTGAAATTGTTGTCGGCGATCATCGAAAATTTAATTTTAGCGGAAATATTTTTGGCGTTTTACTTCAATATCCTGCGACTGATGGTGTTGTTTACGATTATGCAAGTTTCATTGCAAAAGCTCATGCAAATAAATCAATGGCCGTTGTTGCTGCTGATCTTTTGAGTCTATGTTTGCTCAAATCACCAGGTGAATTTGGAGCTGATATTGTTGTTGGAAACACACAGCGTTTTGGTGTTCCACTTGGTTTTGGTGGCCCCCATGCAGCTTACCTTGCGACAAAAGATGAATTTAAACGTCAAATGCCTGGCCGAATTGTTGGTGTCTCAATTGATGCTAATGGAAAACCTGCTTTGCGACTCGCTCTTCAAACACGTGAGCAACATATTCGTCGAGCAAAAGCGACAAGCAATATCTGTACAGCCCAAGTATTGTTGGCTGTTATGGCAAGCATGTATGCGGTTTATCATGGCCCTAAGGGGCTTAAGAAAATAGCTCAACGTGTGCATGGCTTAGCTTCAACTTTAGCTTACGGTCTTGAACAGTTGGGTTATAAAGTCGCCACTCCATTTTTTGATACACTAAAAATTGAAGTGGGTGAGGATCTCTCAAAAATTTTAAGTCATGCACAAATTCAAAAAATGAATTTTAGAAAAATCAGCAATACATGTGTGAGTGTAAGTCTAGATGAAACAGTCACAACAAAAGATCTTCAAGATCTACTTCAAGTTTTTTCATTAGGTGAAACAGTTCCATCAGTTGAATCACTCATAAGTAATGAAAAGGTATTATCCACAAATCTTTTACGTCAAACTGAATATCTGACACATCCCGTATTTAGCAAATATCATTCTGAAACTGAAATGCTAAGATACATGCAAAGACTGCAGGCAAAAGATCTTTCGCTCACCACATCAATGATTCCACTTGGTTCATGCACAATGAAACTTAATGCTACGGCTGAAATGTTTCCTGTGACTTGGCCAGAGTTTGGTAAGATTCATCCATTCGTGCCAGCAGAACAAGTAAAAGGGTATAGACAACTCACTGACCGATTAGAAACCATGCTTGCTGATATTACTGGTTTTGACGGAGTGTCACTGCAGCCAAATGCGGGTTCACAGGGCGAGTATGCGGGGCTTCTTGTTATTCAAAAATATCATCATAGTCGTGGTGAGGGGCATCGCGATGTTTGTTTAATTCCTAACTCAGCTCACGGAACAAATCCTGCTAGTGCAGTTATGGCAGGGCTCAAAGTTGTCGGTGTGGAATGTGATGCAAGTGGTAACGTGCGACTTGATGATCTTAGAAAAAAAGCTGAGCAATATAGTAAACAGCTTTCATCACTGATGATCACATACCCGTCAACACACGGTGTGTTTGAAGAAACGATCATTGATATTTGTAATGTGGTTCATCAACATGGCGGTCAAGTCTACATGGACGGCGCTAACATGAATGCCCAAGTTGGATTATGTAAACCGGGCGAGTTCGGCGCAGATGTTTGTCATCTTAATCTTCATAAAACATTTTGTATCCCTCATGGTGGTGGTGGTCCGGGTATGGGCCCCATCGGTGTGAAATCACATCTCACTGCATTTTTGCCAAGTAATCCCATGGTTAAAGTTGGTGGTGAACAATCCGTGGGAGCAATTTCTGCAGCTCCTTGGGGAAGTGCTAGTATCTTACCCATTTCATTTGTTTATATTTTAATGATGGGTGCACTCGGGCTTAAAAAAGCGACAGAGGTTGCAATTTTAAATGCTAACTACGTAGCTAAAAAATTAGATAAATATTATCCCGTTCTTTATAGAGGTTCTCATGGTCTTGTGGCTCATGAATGCATTGTGGATCTTAGACCATTAAAAGTCACAAGTGGTGTTGAAGTTATGGATGTTGCAAAGCGCCTTATGGATTACGGCTTTCATGCACCAACTGTTTCGTTTCCTGTTATTGGTACTATGATGATTGAGCCTACTGAGAGTGAAACTCAAGGGGAGCTGGATCGTTTTTGTGATGCCATGATTTCAATTCGAAAAGAAATCACAGAAATTGAAGATGGAAAACTTGATCGTGATGACAATATGTTAAAACATGCTCCCCATACAGCAGCCACTGTGATAGCTGATAAATGGGAACATCCCTATTCAAGAGAACGCGCGGCATTTCCCGCTCCATGGACTAAACAACATAAATTTTGGCCAAGTGTTTCGCGCATTAATGATCCTCATGGCGATCGCAATCTTATTTGTTCGTGTCCGACGATGGAAACCTACAGCTGA
- a CDS encoding type II toxin-antitoxin system RelE/ParE family toxin produces MQKPLTVKEYVTDSGKSPFREWLDSLDNVFKARVQARIFRFELGNLGDYKSVGDAVLEVRLDFGPGFRIYFGLDGGKIILLLMGGSKSTQSRDIKKAQALWLDYKKR; encoded by the coding sequence ATGCAAAAGCCTTTAACAGTTAAAGAATATGTCACAGATTCAGGCAAGTCTCCCTTCAGGGAGTGGCTTGACTCATTGGACAATGTTTTTAAGGCTCGCGTTCAGGCACGCATCTTTCGCTTCGAGTTAGGCAACCTGGGTGACTACAAGTCCGTTGGTGATGCCGTGCTCGAAGTTCGATTGGATTTTGGACCAGGTTTTAGGATTTATTTTGGTTTGGATGGTGGAAAAATAATTTTACTGCTCATGGGTGGATCAAAAAGCACTCAGAGTCGTGACATTAAAAAAGCTCAAGCTCTGTGGCTTGATTACAAGAAGAGGTAA
- the gcvH gene encoding glycine cleavage system protein GcvH, whose product MANTPVPTEFLYTKDHEWAQVDENLVSVGITEYAQDALGEVVYVELPEEGQKVTQNEPFGVVESVKAVSDLFAPISGTVVEVNEVLMDNPGSVNDDPYGDGWLIRIEMDSEKELTTLMTPADYEKLIVKK is encoded by the coding sequence ATGGCCAATACCCCAGTTCCAACAGAATTTTTATACACAAAAGATCACGAGTGGGCACAAGTTGATGAAAACTTGGTCTCTGTAGGCATAACCGAATATGCACAAGATGCATTAGGTGAAGTTGTTTACGTTGAACTTCCTGAAGAAGGTCAAAAAGTTACGCAGAACGAACCTTTTGGCGTCGTTGAAAGTGTAAAAGCTGTGAGTGATTTATTTGCACCCATTTCAGGTACAGTTGTCGAAGTGAATGAAGTGTTAATGGATAATCCTGGCAGCGTGAATGATGATCCGTACGGAGATGGTTGGCTTATTCGCATTGAGATGGATAGTGAAAAAGAATTAACAACCTTAATGACCCCGGCTGATTACGAAAAACTTATTGTTAAGAAATAA